Proteins encoded by one window of Capra hircus breed San Clemente chromosome 8, ASM170441v1, whole genome shotgun sequence:
- the ISCA1 gene encoding iron-sulfur cluster assembly 1 homolog, mitochondrial isoform X2, whose product MALDKVKTPSAVNKIKQLLKDKPEHVGVKVGVRTRGCNGLSYTLEYTKTKGDSDEEVIQDGVRVFIEKKAQLTLLGTEMDFVEDKLSSEFVFNNPNIKGTCGCGESFNI is encoded by the exons ATGGCATTGGATAAAGTAAAA acaccTTCAGCAGTAAACAAGATAAAACAACTTCTTAAAGATAAGCCTGAACAT GTTGGTGTGAAAGTCGGTGTCCGAACCAGGGGTTGTAATGGCCTTTCCTACACTTTAGAATATACAAAGACAAAAGGAGACTCTGATGAAGAAGTTATTCAAGATG GAGTCAGAGTGTTCATCGAGAAGAAAGCACAGCTAACACTGTTAGGAACAGAAATGGACTTTGTTGAAGACAAATTATCCAGTGAGTTTGTGTTCAATAACCCAAACATCAAAGGAACATGTGGCTGTGGAGAAAGCTTTAACATTTGA